The proteins below come from a single Zea mays cultivar B73 chromosome 8, Zm-B73-REFERENCE-NAM-5.0, whole genome shotgun sequence genomic window:
- the LOC103634718 gene encoding uncharacterized protein isoform X2, whose protein sequence is MPGHPTPADALLGGGTSRHHAELLLHSGDDGVSVKDLRLRRVVPPAAGSLDTFPECAAPVKPGFVEITPLEAVSAATAAAAGDFDRKLAPPRSKLVRDPRSFGYRRLLPFLNELTKNDSSIGKEVFPQDTAAHSKDVLGGSDSRLADEAIGVSHCEPEAMVVNTGGDTDVKDACNNVSEEIKIAPHDLTNKPLLAGCTRSRFVHHPSSFSYKRMLPFLMENDISAQECNRVKIRKIAEERQLASNENDVSASGQHCLAASDDSSQECNRGQVETMEEEKPAKADENNVLGGRQLQPPVLEAPPPDFSVVEMQNVMQHEASASSQVPLTSFEGELTSAGDSVQAVGEHQLVASEESLDEHKRDEVKRSIHDAVKSDGGYALDSREFQLAASEVSPENSMAEVQGAAQEESLPLDGVEERSDKGDFVSTEQAQLCVTNESLAAQLQGNVEFAEVPQCQNLDPGCHDVGFGSRTKRVIPLLHRHCAQQPQDSVVSLDDQLLDDDIQMICRPDSRAVDRYLSVEEMSGCIMLTESASNKAGISRPRGAHSMEKGSLSPKKPSPKKGILKRNTRGCKGICMCLDCCTFRLHADRAFEFSRKQMKEADDIITNLLKEVASLRSLLEKPAGQESTQAACRHASRVEEVARNSCQQMFVDLNSHCRIPKPRVRFTEYVEEKKALPSPRRSNRSR, encoded by the exons ATGCCGGGCCATCCAACCCCTGCCGACGCGCTCCTCGGCGGCGGCACATCCCGCCACCACGCGGAGCTTCTCCTCCATAGCGGCGATGACGGCGTCTCTGTCAAGGATCTCCGCCTCCGCCGCGTCgtcccgcccgccgccggctcccTCGATACCTTCCCCGAGTGCGCCGCACCCGTGAAGCCCGGATTTGTCGAGATCACGCCTCTAGAGGCCGTGTCGGCTGCTACTGCGGCGGCGGCCGGGGACTTTGACCGGAAGTTG GCGCCCCCGCGGTCCAAGCTCGTCCGCGATCCGCGTTCGTTTGGGTACCGGCGTCTGCTGCCTTTCCTGAACGAGCTGACGAAGAACG ATAGCTCAATCGGCAAGGAGGTGTTCCCGCAAGACACAGCTGCGCACTCAAAGGATGTGCTCGGCGGATCTGATTCTCGGCTGGCTGATGAAGCTATAGGCGTTAGCCACTGCGAACCTGAAGCCATGGTGGTTAACACCGGAGGAGACACCGATGTGAAAGATGCCTGCAACAATGTCTCGGAAGAGATCAAGATTGCCCCTCATGACCTAACCAACAAACCG TTGCTTGCCGGATGCACAAGGTCGAGGTTTGTTCATCATCCGAGCTCGTTCAGCTACAAGAGGATGCTGCCATTTCTCATGGAGAATG ACATTTCTGCTCAGGAATGTAACAGGGTCAAAATTCGAAAAATTGCAGAGGAAAGGCAGCTAGCATCAAATGAGAATGATGTCTCAGCCAGTGGGCAGCATTGTCTTGCTGCATCTGATGACTCTTCTCAGGAATGCAATAGAGGTCAAGTTGAAACAATGGAAGAAGAAAAGCCAGCAAAAGCAGATGAGAATAATGTCCTTGGTGGCAGACAGCTTCAGCCTCCTGTTCTAGAAGCGCCTCCTCCTGATTTCAGTGTAGTTGAAATGCAAAATGTCATGCAGCAtgaagcttcggcttcaagtcaaGTTCCCCTAACTTCTTTTGAGGGTGAATTAACATCAGCTGGGGACAGTGTCCAGGCTGTTGGAGAACATCAGCTTGTTGCATCAGAAGAGTCTCTAGACGAACACAAAAGAGATGAAGTCAAAAGAAGCATACATGATGCAGTAAAATCAGATGGGGGCTATGCTTTGGATAGCAGAGAATTTCAGCTTGCTGCATCAGAAGTCTCTCCAGAAAACAGCATGGCTGAAGTGCAAGGAGCTGCACAAGAAGAATCGTTACCTTTAGATGGAGTTGAGGAAAGGTCAGACAAGGGTGACTTTGTTTCCACAGAGCAGGCTCAGCTCTGTGTCACAAATGAATCTTTGGCTGCACAGCTGCAAGGTAATGTTGAATTCGCTGAAGTACCACAGTGCCAAAACTTGGACCCAGGATGTCATGATGTTGGTTTTGGTAGCCGTACCAAGAGAGTGATACCATTGTTGCATCGGCATTGTGCACAACAACCTCAGGATTCCGTGGTTTCTCTTGATGATCAGCTTCTTGACGATGACATACAAATGATCTGCAGACCTGATTCCCGTGCTGTTGACAGATACTTATCAGTCGAGGAAATGTCTGGATGCATTATGTTAACTGAGTCAGCATCAAACAAAGCAGGGATATCGCGGCCAAGAGGTGCCCATTCAATGGAAAAAGGATCTCTGTCTCCTAAGAAACCTTCTCCAAAGAAAGGAATACTCAAGAGGAATACAAGGGGGTGTAAGGGTATCTGCATGTGCTTAGACTGCTGCACATTCCGACTACATGCTGACCGAGCTTTTGAGTTCTCTAGGAAGCAGATGAAAGAAGCAGATGATATAATAACTAACTTACTGAAGGAGGTGGCCAGTCTTAGGAGTCTGCTGGAGAAGCCTGCTGGCCAA GAATCAACGCAAGCAGCTTGCAGACATGCTTCTCGGGTGGAGGAGGTGGCCAGAAACAGTTGCCAGCAGATGTTCGTGGATCTAAATTCCCACTGCAGAATCCCT AAACCAAGGGTTAGATTCACCGAATACGTCGAGGAAAAGAAGGCCTTACCATCTCCACGCAGGAGCAACCGTAGTAGGTGA
- the LOC100285306 gene encoding chaperone protein dnaJ 20 — protein sequence MPHLAAAAAVPAARPTEAGRVAFRRHWSTPLPEPPRLRLRLRTRARGVRREDGGGVRTEEQEQSQTQTAPRTFYELLGISSRGSPDDVRAAYRRMALMYHPDVSPPGAAAENTRRFIEVQEAYETLSDPSRRASYDRALARGVCRIGFSGRRSQSHRAYCHHQEQEDKSCWRRSWEDQVAELQRRSMAEDSEENLSWGARMRRRRAEASSAAE from the exons ATGCCCCacctcgccgccgccgcggcaGTCCCCGCGGCGCGTCCCACGGAAGCGGGCCGCGTCGCGTTCCGGCGCCATTGGAGCACGCCACTGCCGGAGCCTCCGCGCCTGCGCCTGCGCCTGCGCACGCGCGCGCGGGGCGTCCGGCGTGAGGACGGTGGCGGCGTGCGCACGGAGGAGCAGGAGCAGAGTCAGACTCAGACGGCACCGCGGACGTTCTACGAACTGCTCGGGATCTCGTCGCGGGGGAGCCCCGATGATGTCCGGGCGGCCTACAGGAGGATGGCTCTGATGTACCACCCGGACGTGTCCCCGCCGGGCGCCGCGGCCGAGAACACCCGCCGCTTCATCGAGGTGCAGGAGGCCTACGAGACGCTCTCCGACCCAAGCCGCCGCGCCAGCTACGACCGTGCGCTCGCCCGCGGCGTCTGCCGCATCGGCTTCTCCGGGCGCCGTTCCCAGTCCCACCGCGCCTACTGCCACCACCAG GAGCAGGAAGACAAATCTTGCTGGAGAAGGTCTTGGGAAGACCAGGTCGCAGAgctgcagaggaggagcatggcaGAGGATTCGGAAGAGAACCTGTCGTGGGGCGCTCGTATGCGGAGAAGAAGGGCGGAGGCATCATCAGCAGCAGAGTAG
- the LOC100191743 gene encoding uncharacterized LOC100191743: protein MPLATTAPTPAPPCPPPSPAAAPVRTQLLSSVAKLALTAALVCGSGGPAAVVVVPAAAQAVPFVRPPPPPLQGRPFASSTPYAQSQKLQLGLDKLGKIRPCPSTNPGCVSTNPLGSSGSFASPLLIPESSAGEKTVASLRQAIEKTQRNVEFKVDEDTPYGHYIEAEMDGGVGRDVMEFLVKKDAGVVAYRCMATKVTFVYPFTTAVGDSKGQKQRIAAISQELGWYAPDIQSSMDSVDDVNYVP, encoded by the exons ATGCCGCTGGCCACAACTGCTCCGACGCCGGCGCCGCCCTGTCCTCCGCCGAGTCCAGCAGCGGCACCAGTCCGGACGCAGCTCCTCTCCTCCGTCGCGAAGCTCGCGCTCACGGCCGCGCTCGTGTGCGGCTCTGGCGGTCCCGCTGCCGTCGTCGTCGTTCCGGCCGCCGCTCAGGCCGTCCCGTTCgtccgtcctcctcctcctcccctgcAAGGAAGGCCCTTCGCCTCCTCCACTCCTTACGCGCAGTCCCAGAAGCTGCAGCTTGGCCTCGACAAGCTCGG AAAGATCAGGCCATGCCCGTCCACCAACCCGGGGTGCGTGTCCACCAACCCGCTGGGATCCTCCGGCTCCTTCGCCTCGCCACTGCTCATCCCGGAATCATCCGCAGGGGAGAAGACCGTCGCC TCGCTGCGGCAAGCCATCGAGAAGACGCAGCGTAATGTGGAGTTTAAGGTCGACGAAGACACTCCATATG GACACTACATCGAGGCGGAGATGGACGGCGGCGTCGGCCGGGACGTGATGGAGTTCCTGGTGAAGAAAGACGCCGGCGTGGTGGCGTACCGGTGCATGGCCACCAAGGTCACCTTCGTCTACCCCTTCACCACCGCTGTCGGCGACTCCAAGGGCCAGAAGCAGAGGATCGCGGCCATCTCGCAGGAGCTCGGATGGTACGCCCCGGACATCCAGTCCTCCATGGACTCCGTCGACGACGTCAATTACGTTCCGTGA
- the LOC103634718 gene encoding uncharacterized protein isoform X1, with protein sequence MPGHPTPADALLGGGTSRHHAELLLHSGDDGVSVKDLRLRRVVPPAAGSLDTFPECAAPVKPGFVEITPLEAVSAATAAAAGDFDRKLAPPRSKLVRDPRSFGYRRLLPFLNELTKNDSSIGKEVFPQDTAAHSKDVLGGSDSRLADEAIGVSHCEPEAMVVNTGGDTDVKDACNNVSEEIKIAPHDLTNKPLLAGCTRSRFVHHPSSFSYKRMLPFLMENDISAQECNRVKIRKIAEERQLASNENDVSASGQHCLAASDDSSQECNRGQVETMEEEKPAKADENNVLGGRQLQPPVLEAPPPDFSVVEMQNVMQHEASASSQVPLTSFEGELTSAGDSVQAVGEHQLVASEESLDEHKRDEVKRSIHDAVKSDGGYALDSREFQLAASEVSPENSMAEVQGAAQEESLPLDGVEERSDKGDFVSTEQAQLCVTNESLAAQLQGNVEFAEVPQCQNLDPGCHDVGFGSRTKRVIPLLHRHCAQQPQDSVVSLDDQLLDDDIQMICRPDSRAVDRYLSVEEMSGCIMLTESASNKAGISRPRGAHSMEKGSLSPKKPSPKKGILKRNTRGCKGICMCLDCCTFRLHADRAFEFSRKQMKEADDIITNLLKEVASLRSLLEKPAGQQESTQAACRHASRVEEVARNSCQQMFVDLNSHCRIPKPRVRFTEYVEEKKALPSPRRSNRSR encoded by the exons ATGCCGGGCCATCCAACCCCTGCCGACGCGCTCCTCGGCGGCGGCACATCCCGCCACCACGCGGAGCTTCTCCTCCATAGCGGCGATGACGGCGTCTCTGTCAAGGATCTCCGCCTCCGCCGCGTCgtcccgcccgccgccggctcccTCGATACCTTCCCCGAGTGCGCCGCACCCGTGAAGCCCGGATTTGTCGAGATCACGCCTCTAGAGGCCGTGTCGGCTGCTACTGCGGCGGCGGCCGGGGACTTTGACCGGAAGTTG GCGCCCCCGCGGTCCAAGCTCGTCCGCGATCCGCGTTCGTTTGGGTACCGGCGTCTGCTGCCTTTCCTGAACGAGCTGACGAAGAACG ATAGCTCAATCGGCAAGGAGGTGTTCCCGCAAGACACAGCTGCGCACTCAAAGGATGTGCTCGGCGGATCTGATTCTCGGCTGGCTGATGAAGCTATAGGCGTTAGCCACTGCGAACCTGAAGCCATGGTGGTTAACACCGGAGGAGACACCGATGTGAAAGATGCCTGCAACAATGTCTCGGAAGAGATCAAGATTGCCCCTCATGACCTAACCAACAAACCG TTGCTTGCCGGATGCACAAGGTCGAGGTTTGTTCATCATCCGAGCTCGTTCAGCTACAAGAGGATGCTGCCATTTCTCATGGAGAATG ACATTTCTGCTCAGGAATGTAACAGGGTCAAAATTCGAAAAATTGCAGAGGAAAGGCAGCTAGCATCAAATGAGAATGATGTCTCAGCCAGTGGGCAGCATTGTCTTGCTGCATCTGATGACTCTTCTCAGGAATGCAATAGAGGTCAAGTTGAAACAATGGAAGAAGAAAAGCCAGCAAAAGCAGATGAGAATAATGTCCTTGGTGGCAGACAGCTTCAGCCTCCTGTTCTAGAAGCGCCTCCTCCTGATTTCAGTGTAGTTGAAATGCAAAATGTCATGCAGCAtgaagcttcggcttcaagtcaaGTTCCCCTAACTTCTTTTGAGGGTGAATTAACATCAGCTGGGGACAGTGTCCAGGCTGTTGGAGAACATCAGCTTGTTGCATCAGAAGAGTCTCTAGACGAACACAAAAGAGATGAAGTCAAAAGAAGCATACATGATGCAGTAAAATCAGATGGGGGCTATGCTTTGGATAGCAGAGAATTTCAGCTTGCTGCATCAGAAGTCTCTCCAGAAAACAGCATGGCTGAAGTGCAAGGAGCTGCACAAGAAGAATCGTTACCTTTAGATGGAGTTGAGGAAAGGTCAGACAAGGGTGACTTTGTTTCCACAGAGCAGGCTCAGCTCTGTGTCACAAATGAATCTTTGGCTGCACAGCTGCAAGGTAATGTTGAATTCGCTGAAGTACCACAGTGCCAAAACTTGGACCCAGGATGTCATGATGTTGGTTTTGGTAGCCGTACCAAGAGAGTGATACCATTGTTGCATCGGCATTGTGCACAACAACCTCAGGATTCCGTGGTTTCTCTTGATGATCAGCTTCTTGACGATGACATACAAATGATCTGCAGACCTGATTCCCGTGCTGTTGACAGATACTTATCAGTCGAGGAAATGTCTGGATGCATTATGTTAACTGAGTCAGCATCAAACAAAGCAGGGATATCGCGGCCAAGAGGTGCCCATTCAATGGAAAAAGGATCTCTGTCTCCTAAGAAACCTTCTCCAAAGAAAGGAATACTCAAGAGGAATACAAGGGGGTGTAAGGGTATCTGCATGTGCTTAGACTGCTGCACATTCCGACTACATGCTGACCGAGCTTTTGAGTTCTCTAGGAAGCAGATGAAAGAAGCAGATGATATAATAACTAACTTACTGAAGGAGGTGGCCAGTCTTAGGAGTCTGCTGGAGAAGCCTGCTGGCCAA CAGGAATCAACGCAAGCAGCTTGCAGACATGCTTCTCGGGTGGAGGAGGTGGCCAGAAACAGTTGCCAGCAGATGTTCGTGGATCTAAATTCCCACTGCAGAATCCCT AAACCAAGGGTTAGATTCACCGAATACGTCGAGGAAAAGAAGGCCTTACCATCTCCACGCAGGAGCAACCGTAGTAGGTGA